A single region of the Zonotrichia leucophrys gambelii isolate GWCS_2022_RI chromosome 9, RI_Zleu_2.0, whole genome shotgun sequence genome encodes:
- the LOC135451919 gene encoding intestinal-type alkaline phosphatase-like, which translates to MQLLASLSLCLCAGLSAAVIPAEEENPSFWYRQAAAAIEASFNIQPRIHKAKNLIIFLGDGFGVSTITATRILKAQQQGKLGPETPLALDAFPYMALSKTYNVDRHVPDSAGTGTAYLCGVKGNYKTIGVSAAARYGECSTTFGNEVISVMERARRAGKAVGIVTTTRVQHASPSGTYAHVVDRNWYADASMPQEARQQGCKDIAWQLVHNVDINVILGGGRKYMTPAGTPDPEYPADSSQDGIREDGNNLIDMWLQARPGARYVWNRTEMLAAAADPNVHYLMGLFEPVDTKYNLVRNTTLDPSLTEMTEAAITILSRNPNGFYLFVEGGRIDRGHHEGSPHKALTEAVEFDWAIERAGTMTDEDETLTVVTADHSHVFTFGGYTLRGSSIFGLAPTEARDRKNYTSILYGNGPGYPGPDRPNVDPETAMHFDYQPQAAVPLESETHGGEDVAILAKGPMAHLFHGVQEQTYVAHAMAYAACIEPYTDCRQRNSGPGIRGSPLALLLPALLLPLFR; encoded by the exons CGGAGGAGGAGAATCCATCCTTCTggtacaggcaggcagctgcagccatcGAAGCCTCCTTCAATATCCAGCCAAGGATACACAAAGCCAAAAACCTCATCATTTTCCTTGGGGATG GATTCGGGGTCTCCACCATCACAGCCACCCGCATCCTCAAGGCACAGCAACAGGGGAAGCTCGGCCCTGAGACCCCTCTTGCTCTGGATGCTTTCCCCTACATGGCTCTTTCTAAG ACCTACAATGTGGACAGACATGTCCCTGACAGCGCGGGGACAGGCACAGCCTATCTCTGTGGGGTGAAGGGCAACTACAAGACCATTGGGGTGAGTGCGGCCGCCCGCTACGGAGAGTGCAGCACCACATTTGGCAACGAGGTGATCTCAGTGATGGAGCGAGCCCGCAGAGCTG GGAAGGCAGTGGGCATCGTGACCACGACGCGGGTGCAGCACGCATCACCCTCGGGAACCTACGCACACGTGGTGGACAGGAACTGGTACGCGGACGCCAGCATGCCCCAGGAGGCGcggcagcagggctgcaaggACATCGCCTGGCAGCTGGTCCACAACGTCGACATCAAC GTGATCCTAGGTGGTGGTCGGAAATACATGACCCCCGCGGGGACACCGGACCCTGAGTACCCCGCCGACAGCAGCCAGGATGGGATACGCGAGGATGGCAACAACCTCATCGACATGTGGCTGCAGGCACGGCCG GGTGCCCGCTATGTCTGGAACAGGACAGAgatgctggcagctgctgctgaccccAACGTGCATTATTTGATGG GTCTCTTTGAACCCGTGGACACAAAGTACAACCTGGTGCGTAACACCACCCTGGACCCGTCTCTCACCGAGATGACAGAGGCAGCCATCACCATCCTGAGCAGGAACCCCAATGGCTTCTACCTCTTTGTGGA AGGTGGCAGAATCGACCGTGGCCACCACGAAGGTTCACCCCACAAGGCACTGACGGAGGCAGTGGAGTTTGACTGGGCCATCGAGCGGGCAGGCACCATGACAGACGAGGATGAGACCCTCACCGTCGTCACCGCTGACCACTCACACGTCTTCACCTTTGGGGGCTACACCCTGCGTGGCTCCTCCATCTTCG GTCTGGCGCCTACAGAAGCCAGGGACAGGAAGAACTACACATCGATCCTCTACGGGAATGGGCCAGGATACCCCGGCCCTGACCGGCCCAACGTGGACCCAGAAACAGCCA TGCACTTCGATTACCAGCCACAGGCAGCTGTGCCACTGGAGTCAGAGACCCATGGTGGTGAGGACGTGGCCATCCTGGCCAAGGGCCCCATGGCCCACCTCTTCCACGGGGTGCAGGAGCAGACCTATGTAGCCCATGCCATGGCCTACGCCGCCTGCATCGAGCCCTACACTGACTGCCGCCAGCGGAACTCCGGCCCCGGCATCCGCGGCagccccctggccctgctcctgcctgccctccttctgcccctcttCCGCTGA
- the LOC135451858 gene encoding endothelin-converting enzyme-like 1 yields the protein MGQIDQDGLTLPERTLYLGQDEESEKLKRKRVLDRIFHDCFSEEEEVVLLANDYMHKVSNLIRVTPSRILHNYMLWRIVVVLSEHLSNPFRDAIHELSKEMEGNEKQLAPGKICLSQANKHFGMALGALFADMGGLKLAY from the exons ATGGGGCAg ATCGACCAGGACGGGCTGACCCTGCCCGAACGGACCCTCTACCTGGGGCAGGATGAGGAGAGCGAGAAG ctcaaGCGGAAGCGCGTGCTGGATCGCATCTTCCATGACTGCTtctcggaggaggaggaggtggtgctgctggccaaTGACTACATGCACAAGGTGTCCAACCTCATCCGTGTGACACCCAGCAG gatCCTTCACAACTACATGCTGTGGCGCATCGTGGTGGTGCTGAGTGAGCACCTCTCCAACCCCTTCCGCGATGCCATCCACGAGCTCTCCAAGGAGATGGAGGGCAATGAGAAGCAGCTGGCGCCGGGTAAGATCTGCCTGAGCCAGGCCAACAAGCACTTTGGAATGGCCCTGGGAGCTCTCTTCGCTGACATGGGGGGGCTCAAACTTGCCTACTAG